The following is a genomic window from Planctomycetia bacterium.
TGAAATCAGGCCGGATTCCGGCGATCAGCACCGGTTCAGGATCGCAGCCCCATCAAACAAAACACTCTTCTCAAGTCAGTAATCGAGGCTTGGTTCGAAATGCGGCTCCAGAAGCGCGGCGGCGGTTTGCAAATCAGTCACTGCGACCTGAGAATAGTATACATGAGCGATGCCCCTACCCCTGACGCGGCGGCCGGCCGCGGACCCGACAAGCTGCTTGCGATCGGCGCATACGGCGAAATGGTGGCTGCCTACCGCTATCTCGTTCTTTCCGAAAAAGCACCCAGCGAGAAGCTCCGCGTCGAATTCGCCGCAATGGCCGACGAAGAACAGGAACACAAACAGCGACTGCAGAAGCTCCTCGCCGACATGTACCCCACCGCCGATTTCGTACTGACCGCCGAAGACAAGGAATCCGTCGTAACCGGCCCGCGCCTTCTGGAGATTCGCACGGAAAACGACCTGGTCGAAGCAATGCAGATGATTCTGGAGACGGAGCGAAAAACGGCAAGCTTCTACGGGCATCACAGCAAGCTAATCCCGATTCCGCACTTAAAGTCGCTCTTTCACGAGCTGGCAGAAGAGGGGGCGGAACATTATCAGCGGCTTAAATCCCTGGCTCGCGAGGCCGGTCTGCTTTCGCCATCCAACGACCCGAGTTGATAGTCCCCCCGCGCGACTCAGCGTTTTTGTCTTGGCGATTTTTTCACCCTATACTTCGATAATTCCTTCCGAAAACTCCACGAACGAGAGCGAGCATCCATGAGTCTGACTCAAGAAACCATCACGACAGCCCTTCGGCAAGTCCAGGACCCCGAACTGCACAAAGACCTTGTGACGTTGAATATGGTCAAGAGCATCGCCGTCGACGGGTCCGCCGTACGGCTGGGTATCGAATTAACGACCCCGGCGTGTCCGATGAAGGACCACATTCAAAAGGACATCGAAGCGGCCCTCAAACAGATCGGCGCGACCAAGGTACACATTGAGTGGAGCGCTCAAGTCCGCTCCACCCCCAAACTCGCCGCCCACCTGCCGGGCGTCAAGAACGTCATCGCCGTCGGTGCCGGCAAAGGCGGCGTCGGAAAGTCGACCGTTGCTGTTCTCGCCGCCGTCGGCCTCGCCCGCGAAGGCGCAAAGGTCGGGCTTATGGACGCCGACGTGTACGGCCCATCCATTCCCAAGATGCTGGGGATCGAATTTGAGAAGCCGCGGGTGCGCAATGAGAAGTTACTTCCTCTCGACGCCTGCGGCATCAAGGTCATGTCGATCGGGTTCATGGTCGAGCCCGAGCGAGCGGTAATTTGGCGCGGCCCCATGGTCCACGGCGTTATCAAACAATTCCTGGAACAGGTCGATTGGGGCGAATTGGACTATCTGATCATCGACTTGCCGCCCGGGACCGGCGACGTACCTCTCACCCTCTCGCAGTCGATCCCGATAACCGGTGCGGTCGTCGTCTGCACGCCGCAGGAAGTGGCCCTGCTTGACGCGATCAAAGCCCTGAGGATGTACCAGCAACTCAACGTCGACATCCTCGGCATCGTCGAGAACATGAGCTACTTCCGCGCTCCCGATACAGGCACGGAATACGACATCTTCGGCCGAGGCGGCGCCAAGAAGGCCGCCGAGCGAGTCGGCGTTCCTTTTCTCGGCGAGATTCCAATCAACATCAGCATCCGATTGAGCGGAGACTCAGGCAGCCCCGCGGACGCTTTCGAGAAAGCGGATCAGGCCACGCGCGATGCCATCGTATCCTTCGTTCGCAAAATGGCGGGACAAGTGAGCATCAAGTCAGCAAGCGGCGCTGTCCCACTTGAGCTCAAGATCACCTGACGGAATCATTCACGCCCAGGTGATCGCCTGCTGCTTCCGGCGATCGCATTCTGACTCACGACGCCGCATTACTCGCGCGATTGCAGTCGCTCGATCGCTCGCTCGATTTCCCGGCGGATGTTCTGACTGAGTTCATGCTTCAGCGCCTTCCGAAGGGCAGCCACATCCGCCGGAGCTCCGATGACCCCAAGCGCTCGCACGGCCTCGGTTCGGACACCCTCGGACTCGTCGAAAACCATGAGATGCGAAATCTTCTCGACCGCCGACACGATCGAGTAGTGCTCCGGCGCCACACACGCCGCCACAGCCTGACAAGCGCGGCGTCGCACCGAAGGTTCCGGATCGTCGAGTGCTTTAAGCAAAGCCTCCGTGCTGATGCCGGCAGGACCGGCAGCCGAAAGGCCCGCAAGCGCCATCGCCCGAACGCGCTTGGACTTGTCCTTGAGCAAGCCTTGTACGCGACCAAGATCGTCGGGCCTGTCGCTCAATGCCAGCGCAAAGACGGCGTGCGCGCGAACAACGTCGCTCTTGTCTCGCGCTAGCTGATCGAGCTTCTCAGGGTACTCAGCGGAAAGTTTCTTGAGAATGCCCTGGGTCTTCTCAACGAGATCGTGCTCCCGACTGTTGCGAGCGGACTCCCATGCGAGAAACGTCTCCACGAGCGCTTTCTTAAGTCTCTTCGTCGAAAGACGCTCGCCGGCCCGACCAGGCGATGCCTGTCGCTGAAGCTCGACCACCGCAGGCTGCCATAGGGAATCCGGCCATCGCCCCAGGTATTCATCGCAAATGTGCTCCGCCGCGTTTGCGTCCTTCTTACGAAGCGCATCAAGCGCCCCGGCAAACGCCGTGAGCTGAACTTTGATCAACTCCTGAGCATCTTCATTCAGGAGCCTCATGTCGGTAAGACGACTGGTAAGTCTGATATCATATTCCTCGGCCGCGGAGCCACGCGCGCGCGCAAACGAAACTTTCGCATCAAGCTTCTGAAGGACACGGTCGGGCCGGGACCAGTGGATGATGATCTGCGCCTTCCCGAATTGATACTCGCGCTCCAATGACCCCGTAAAACGGCCTTCGACAAAAACCGTCAACCGCGCATGAACGTCGTCCTTGATCTTCGCCAGATCGACGAATTCAAAAGTCTGCGTCCCCTCAAAGTTGTCGAGCTTCAGATCGCGCTCCCATCGATGCCCGGCATCCAGCTTCTCGACCGGCCAATGAGCGAAGTCGAGGACCATCTGCATGATCGTTCGATTAACCGGATCGGAGAGCGGCGCCTGAATCGGAGCGTCCCGCGCCGTAAGCGTGGCGCTCTGAAGCCGCGTGCTGGGAGGCGGCAGGTTAAACAGCGCCGCGCTCGGGGTCGGCTTGATCTCCTTCTTGTCGCGATAAAGCTTGCGAACCTTCGCGGGCAGGTCGTCCGTCATTTGATAGACCATCACGCTGCCGGGCGTCGACTCGTCGATGTTGCATTGAGTAAGCCATGCCTGCTGAGAATAAACCAGCGTCTCCACGTACTCGGGCTTTTTGATCGTGCGCCGTGTCGTGCGCTTGATCGAGTGCCGCGTGAGATGGCCGGGCAGCAGATTGTTGCGAAAGCTCATTCGCTGCGCGGACTGACCCGGGACCGGCGCCGCCTGTCCGCCGAATATGACGGCCGCAAGTGCGAGCATTCTGGCATTTCGCATGATGAGGCTCCGCAAATCCCCCGATTGCAGGCTCGCCGGTGAGTCGTGTGCAAGGTCCGCGGTGTACCGCCCCACTGGATGACGCTACCTGCTGTTCGTGGCGGCTTCCTCGTCGGGCCATACGAACGGGGCAACGCGCGGGCTCACCATCGGCATCCTCTTATAGATTAGCACAAGCATGAGCAGCCCCGCCAGAAAAGTTCCCGCACTGATGGCCTGAGAGATGGTGACACCCCCCACATCAAGCGGATTATCCTGCCGGATCGACTCGTGAAGCACCCGGGAAACCGAGTAGAGCATCAAAAACCAGGGCAGAACGATCCCATGCCGCCTGCGATAATAGAAGAGCACAGAGAGAATCCAGCATATAAGTGCGGCCGAGACCGTCTCGTAAAGCTGCGTCGGATGAACGGGTTTCGAGCGAAAGCTTTTGGTCAATTCGTTCAATTCCGCCAGCGTAAGTCCGTACTTCTGGCATTGGCCTTCAACCACCCCGATCTTGGTGTTGGCGTGGGCCAAAACGGCCTTGTGGGCCACATCCTCGCGAGCTCGGGCAGCCGCATATTCAGGCGTGTTAACACCCGCGTCGTGAGCGACTTTCAGCGCCTTCAAAGATTCGGCGTGAACCTCTTGCAGGCTCTTTCGCGTTCTGGAATCGTCCGCCACGGCCTCGGCGATGAATTCCTGGGGCAATGGAGAAACTTCGCCCGACCGCTCAATCGAAAAGATCAGCTCCTTGGGAAGCGTGAGCTGCCCGAACTGGAATTGCTGTGCCATAGCCGGACTGCCATAGGGAAACTGCACGGCCCAGGGAAACTCCGCGCGCTCGACGGCCGGGTCGGAATGATCCACGCACACCGATCCCCAGCAGCATCCATTCAAAAAACATCCGATCCGCGTCACGGCGAGCCCCCACGCAAGCGACGGCGCCGCCATGTCCATGTACCACCGGGTGGATGCCTTTGCGATGAAGTGGAGATAAATGACGATCGCCGGAATTGTCAGCAGCGGACCGCCCCAGAACTCCAGGCCGCCGGCGCGAATGTCAAAGATCGCGGCGAACGGGTTGGACTGATTGGCAAAACGAGTGTCCCAGTAGTGCAGCACGAACATCAACCGGGCGCCCGCAACACCGAAAATCAGTGAGATGAAGCCGATGTTCAACACGATGTCGGGATTTGCCTTTGAACGGTCGGCGCGCCGGCAGGCCATCCAGATCGCCGACAAAAAGGCGATCGTCATCATGACGCCATAGCTCTTGACGTCGGCAAGCCAGTCGGGCAAATACGGAATCCTGAACATCGTCGGGTGCATGGGGCGTCCTATGGCAAGTTTACGAGAATGTTATCAATCAACCTGACGCCCGCCAACCGAATGGCCCCGGCGATCATCATGCGCGGCTGCGGCCCGCTCAATTCCGCCAGCGTATCCGGGTCCACGACGCTTAGATAGTCCGTGGAAACATCCGCCGCGCCGGACACGACCGACTTCATCGCGGCGATCACCCGACCCATGGACATCTCCCCGGCCTCGATCCGATCCTTCCCGGAACATAGCGCCTTATAGAGGAGTAAAGCGCCGTCCCGGTCTTCCGGCCGCAATCGGGCATTTCTGCTGGATAGTGCCAATCCATCGGCATCCCGCACCAGTGGACAAACTTGGATCCTCACCGCCATCCGCAGGTCTTCAACCATCCGCCGAATGATAACCGCCTGCTGGGCGTCTTTCTGACCGAAGTAAGCGATGTCGGGCGTCACAATGTTAAACAGCCGGGCAACGACCGTGCAGACTCCTTCAAAGTGCCCCGGCCGATAGGGGCCGCAAAGTGCATCAGCCAGCGGGCCGGGCACAACGCGCGTCTGATCTCCCGGTGGATAAATCTCCATCGTGTCCGGCACAAACAGGAGGCAAACGCCCGCTTCGGCGCAAGCCTTCGCGTCGGCATCAAGAGCCCGCGGATATGCAGTGAAGTCCTCGTTCGGCCCAAACTGCTTTGGATTGACATAAATACTAACGACGACGAAGGGATCGCTGGCTCCGGCGGCTGCGTGAATCAAGCTGACGTGCCCGGCATGCAGCGCCCCCATGGTCGGGACAAAACAGATCGTCCGGCCGGCACGACGCGCATCAGCGACCGCACCTCTTACTTCGGCGACGGTTCGTGCGATGAAGGGAATGCTGGGTGTTCCGATTGTCACGCCGCATGTTTTACTGCCGCTCGCCGACGCCTTCCAGCGTAAGCCGTAAAACTGTCTATTCCTTGAGCAATTCCTGAATCCGCTTCTCGATGTCCTTCATGCCGGACTTCGAGAAACCGACCTCGTCAAAAGCGATGCGGCCCTCTTTGTCGATCAGGAAATTATGCGGAATGGACTTGCCCGAGTAGCTCTCGCGAAGGACGCTTTGGCCGTTCAGCAGCACGGTATACCCCAGCTTTTCCTTGCTGACGTACTCTTTGACCTTCGCCTCCGGCTCATCCCAGGCGTTGACCGCGAGAAGGCGGAAACCGTCCTTCTCATACTTCTCTACAAGTGCCTTGAGGTGCGGAGACTCCGCACGACAGGGCGGTCACCCGACGGCCCAGAAGCAGATCATCACAACGTGGCCCTTGTGCTGGGCCAGGGACACTTTCTGTCCGGACAGATCGGTTAGCTCAAAGTTGGGAGCAACCTTGCCGGGCGTTCTCTGCGATTGGGCACATCCTCCGGCCAGCATGAACCCGAGGCCCGCCGTGAGAATTTTCTGCGCGAACACGTTTGTCTTCATGATTGAGAGTATAATTGTGAGTAAGGCTGAGTCGCAAGCTCTCCCTAAAAAAATGCCCTCGCCTATCCGGATTCGCTCCGGTAGAACCTCCGATTCCAACCATTAACCGCCGCCGCAATCGAGGAACCCCAGGAATGGAGATTCCATTTTCGTTGACTCTCGACCGACATTCCCGTCACAAGCAAGCCACCGTTGCCTCTCGAACGCGACGACGCATGTTGAGCGTCCTCGTGCTCATTCCCCTGGCGACCGGTTGCACCCTGTTGGAGGCAATCCTCGGACTTCTGGGGGGAGGTGGTCCGCCCCCGACCACACAAGTCGGGCTTGAACTCATCGCCGATGGCCTCGTCGCGCCGGTCGGCCTGGTGGCCCCGCCCGATGGCTCAAACAGGTTGTTCGTCATAGATCAAATTGGCAAGATTCGAGTAATCGACTCGTCGGGCAAACTGCTCGACAAGCCCTTTCTCGATCTCGCCGACCGGATGGTCGCCATCAACACCAGCTTCGACGAGCGCGGCCTCCTGGGCCTCGCATTCCATCCTGACTATGCCAATAACGGCCGCCTCTTCGTCTTCTATACCGCGCCGAAACAAGCAGACATTCCCGCCGGGTTCGATTCTGAATCGCACATCTCCGAGTTTGCGGTCCTGCCCGGCGACGCGAATTGCGCCGACTCAACCAGCGAACGCATCGTGCTGCGATTCGGCAAACCGCAGGCCAACCACAACGGCGGACAACTCGCCTTCGGGCCCGACGGATTTTTATATATCGGTGTCGGTGATGGTGGCGCCGCAAACGATGAAGGCACGGGACACAATCTGACCATCGGCAACGGTCAGGACAAAAACTCCCTGCTCGGCAAAATCCTCCGCATCGACGTCAACGGCGCATTGCCGTACCAAGTGCCCCCCTCAAACCCCTTCGTCGCAGACCCCAACGCCCGCGACGAAATCTTCGCCTGGGGCCTGCGAAATCCCTATCGGTTCTCATTTGAATCAACCGGACAGAATCGACTATTCGCCGCCGACGTCGGACAGGCGCTCTTCGAAGAGGTCAACATTGTGACACTCGGTGCAAATTACGGCTGGCGCATTCGAGAGGGCTTCTCTTGTTTCGACCTGGACAATCCCGTCGTCCCCTCTCAGAACTGCGATACCCACGCCGCCGATGGAACGCCCCTCACCGACCCCATCCTGCAATACCCCCACAGCGAACCCGCCGGCGGCCCGCAGGGCTCGGCTGTCATCGGCGGATTTGTCTACCACGGCAACACGCTCCCCCTCGTCGGACAATACATCTTCGGCGACTACAGCAAGGGGCCGCCCTTCGCTGACGGTTCGCTCTTTGCCGCCGAAGAATCCGCCGAGGGCGCCTGGTCGATGCGGGAAGTCGGCGTTCGCGATCGTCCCGATCTTCGATTCGGCAGATTCATTCTCGGCTTCGGGCAGGATGCCGCGGGCGAACTCTACCTCCTGAGTTCCGCGAACCTCGGACCCACCGGCGAAACCGGACAGGTGCATCGGATAATTCCGTGAAGATCAATCAACATCAACCTTTTGGGCTCGCAAAAGGGAGAAACCATGAGATGCTTCGTCGTCACCATCGCCCCCATCCTCATAACCCTGGGGGCTCTCTCCGGATGTGACACAACCATCGTCCCTGGCGGCCTGCCTTCAGACTCTGATACCAACGACAAGGACCCCGGCGTCTCCTTCGCCAACGACATCCAGCCGATCTTCACGACACGCTGCGCCGCCTGCCATCGCGACGGCGGAGCAGCCGCCTTGCCGAATATCGCCATGCGACTCGATCAAGGCCAATCGTTTGCATCTCTCGTGAATCAACCAAGCGGACAAAACGCAGGCGTCACCCTCGTCATCCCGGGCAATTCATCCAACAGCCTGCTGTTCCAAAAAGTAAGCTCGCCCGTCCCC
Proteins encoded in this region:
- a CDS encoding redoxin domain-containing protein — its product is MKTNVFAQKILTAGLGFMLAGGCAQSQRTPGKVAPNFELTDLSGQKVSLAQHKGHVVMICFWAVG
- a CDS encoding HEAT repeat domain-containing protein is translated as MRNARMLALAAVIFGGQAAPVPGQSAQRMSFRNNLLPGHLTRHSIKRTTRRTIKKPEYVETLVYSQQAWLTQCNIDESTPGSVMVYQMTDDLPAKVRKLYRDKKEIKPTPSAALFNLPPPSTRLQSATLTARDAPIQAPLSDPVNRTIMQMVLDFAHWPVEKLDAGHRWERDLKLDNFEGTQTFEFVDLAKIKDDVHARLTVFVEGRFTGSLEREYQFGKAQIIIHWSRPDRVLQKLDAKVSFARARGSAAEEYDIRLTSRLTDMRLLNEDAQELIKVQLTAFAGALDALRKKDANAAEHICDEYLGRWPDSLWQPAVVELQRQASPGRAGERLSTKRLKKALVETFLAWESARNSREHDLVEKTQGILKKLSAEYPEKLDQLARDKSDVVRAHAVFALALSDRPDDLGRVQGLLKDKSKRVRAMALAGLSAAGPAGISTEALLKALDDPEPSVRRRACQAVAACVAPEHYSIVSAVEKISHLMVFDESEGVRTEAVRALGVIGAPADVAALRKALKHELSQNIRREIERAIERLQSRE
- a CDS encoding prolipoprotein diacylglyceryl transferase, yielding MPDWLADVKSYGVMMTIAFLSAIWMACRRADRSKANPDIVLNIGFISLIFGVAGARLMFVLHYWDTRFANQSNPFAAIFDIRAGGLEFWGGPLLTIPAIVIYLHFIAKASTRWYMDMAAPSLAWGLAVTRIGCFLNGCCWGSVCVDHSDPAVERAEFPWAVQFPYGSPAMAQQFQFGQLTLPKELIFSIERSGEVSPLPQEFIAEAVADDSRTRKSLQEVHAESLKALKVAHDAGVNTPEYAAARAREDVAHKAVLAHANTKIGVVEGQCQKYGLTLAELNELTKSFRSKPVHPTQLYETVSAALICWILSVLFYYRRRHGIVLPWFLMLYSVSRVLHESIRQDNPLDVGGVTISQAISAGTFLAGLLMLVLIYKRMPMVSPRVAPFVWPDEEAATNSR
- a CDS encoding PQQ-dependent sugar dehydrogenase → MLSVLVLIPLATGCTLLEAILGLLGGGGPPPTTQVGLELIADGLVAPVGLVAPPDGSNRLFVIDQIGKIRVIDSSGKLLDKPFLDLADRMVAINTSFDERGLLGLAFHPDYANNGRLFVFYTAPKQADIPAGFDSESHISEFAVLPGDANCADSTSERIVLRFGKPQANHNGGQLAFGPDGFLYIGVGDGGAANDEGTGHNLTIGNGQDKNSLLGKILRIDVNGALPYQVPPSNPFVADPNARDEIFAWGLRNPYRFSFESTGQNRLFAADVGQALFEEVNIVTLGANYGWRIREGFSCFDLDNPVVPSQNCDTHAADGTPLTDPILQYPHSEPAGGPQGSAVIGGFVYHGNTLPLVGQYIFGDYSKGPPFADGSLFAAEESAEGAWSMREVGVRDRPDLRFGRFILGFGQDAAGELYLLSSANLGPTGETGQVHRIIP
- a CDS encoding ferritin family protein; the protein is MSDAPTPDAAAGRGPDKLLAIGAYGEMVAAYRYLVLSEKAPSEKLRVEFAAMADEEQEHKQRLQKLLADMYPTADFVLTAEDKESVVTGPRLLEIRTENDLVEAMQMILETERKTASFYGHHSKLIPIPHLKSLFHELAEEGAEHYQRLKSLAREAGLLSPSNDPS
- a CDS encoding Mrp/NBP35 family ATP-binding protein: MSLTQETITTALRQVQDPELHKDLVTLNMVKSIAVDGSAVRLGIELTTPACPMKDHIQKDIEAALKQIGATKVHIEWSAQVRSTPKLAAHLPGVKNVIAVGAGKGGVGKSTVAVLAAVGLAREGAKVGLMDADVYGPSIPKMLGIEFEKPRVRNEKLLPLDACGIKVMSIGFMVEPERAVIWRGPMVHGVIKQFLEQVDWGELDYLIIDLPPGTGDVPLTLSQSIPITGAVVVCTPQEVALLDAIKALRMYQQLNVDILGIVENMSYFRAPDTGTEYDIFGRGGAKKAAERVGVPFLGEIPINISIRLSGDSGSPADAFEKADQATRDAIVSFVRKMAGQVSIKSASGAVPLELKIT
- a CDS encoding pantoate--beta-alanine ligase, which gives rise to MARTVAEVRGAVADARRAGRTICFVPTMGALHAGHVSLIHAAAGASDPFVVVSIYVNPKQFGPNEDFTAYPRALDADAKACAEAGVCLLFVPDTMEIYPPGDQTRVVPGPLADALCGPYRPGHFEGVCTVVARLFNIVTPDIAYFGQKDAQQAVIIRRMVEDLRMAVRIQVCPLVRDADGLALSSRNARLRPEDRDGALLLYKALCSGKDRIEAGEMSMGRVIAAMKSVVSGAADVSTDYLSVVDPDTLAELSGPQPRMMIAGAIRLAGVRLIDNILVNLP